CTTCTTTGTTCTTATGTGGAATTTCGTCTTGCATAACGTTGACATTCCCTTCCTTATTTGTTCCAAGATTGCCGAAGAGCTCAGAACTGGTGTATATCAAGAGACTGGTCTAACATGCAGTGCTGGGGTGGCCCCAAATCGCTTACTTGCGAAGGTTCTGCCAGCAGTTCTTGTTTTGATAtagttgtatttttttaatcttgcAGCAATTTTACATGCGTactctctttttctctaattgtGAGAGAGAAAGCAATGAAAGAAATGATGGCAGTAAGATTTTTATTAGAGTGAATGTCTTTGTTGGATTGGAACTTATAGAAAATATCTCTTTATGGTACATATGCTGTATGGAAAATTGGCATAAATTGGATATGGTTCAATTATAGAGAGAACTTTGAGATAAAAAATCTCCAGAAAATGGGTATAAATTCGCTGGATTCATGCATACTTGCACCATCAAACAGTTGaaattatatagataaaagTGTGCAAAACTGCAAGgccttctttttttatttataaaattgattatatgTGTATCCACCAGGTCTGCTCAGATATAAATAAGCCAAATGGACAGTTTGTGTTACCAAATGATCGGACAGCAGTCATGACTTTTATATCCTCACTTCCTATAcgaaaggtatattttttgtttctgATTTACTCAAGTGAAGTacttcatcttcttttgaGGAGCACTATTAGTAAATatgatgatgaagaaattCTTAAAGTAACCGTCACTATGATTGAAACACACATAATGAACTCTTTACAGATTGGAGGCATTGGAAAGGTCACTGAACATATTCTGAGGGATGTTTTAGGAATAAAAACATGTCAGGAGATGCTGCAGAAGGGTGGACTCCTCTGTGCATTATTTTCTCACTCAACAGCAGGTTAGTGCATTATTTGGAGTTCTCTACCAGTTTTTCGGTTGTCACCCTGAAATCCTGTCAAATTTGGATAATATTGTTGGCCTATTAATGAGTTAAAATAGCCCTAAGGTTATATCAACAACTTATTAGTACATGAAAAGGAAATACTTGAGGTGTTGAATTGGTGTATGCAGAACACAAATATCCTTTTAGAAGATATGAACAAAGTAATCCAAGTGGCAATTAGTCAGGCCTATGCGTGCGGTATAGGTGAATgcagtttatttattttgaaaagaatataGGCATGAATGCGCTTCTTGCATAACGAATTTGGGAGCAATTTTAAATTAGCTGTTGATCATATTGCTAATTTATTGCAGACTTTTTTCTCTCTGTGGGACTGGGACTTGGGAGGACAGATACCCCTCAAGTCAAGTTACGGAAAAGTATTAGTAGTGAGAGAACGTTTTCTGCTACAGATGATGAGGCACTTCTTTATCGGAAATTAGGCAAGTGCCTgaagaatatttatttctatcaTTGAGTGAGTTTATAGTTGTGTTATTCTTTAACATGAAGTGGTTACTCATCTCTGGCTCTACTACATGTCAGATTTGGCTGAAGTATTGTGCAGTGATGTGGTTTTCTGTTTTTggcatcaataaaagaaactgTAGTTACAATTAGGTATTGCTTAACATTTGAAATAGAATTATCTGGAAAGGAAAGGTTAATCAAAATTCCTTCAAGTTGCAGCTGATATTTCGGAGATGCTATATTCTGACATGCAAAAAGAAGGACTTCGTGGTCGGACATTGACTCTCAAATTGAAAACTGCATCCTTTGAGGTAGTTTTAAATACTGCTATTTTCTCCGCAAAGCACATAAGGACAATTTGGAGGGTCAAAGTAGTTATCTGCTTTTTATGCGGCCTTTCTCTTGTCTGGGCTGCCTGAGGAAAACATTGGGTTCGGCCCAAGGTGGGTTGGGGAAAGGAGGATGCTCCAGATGTTGTAGATTCAAAAATCTTGCTGCCTGTATTTTGGTCCCTGAAAAACAGGATTGGATATCTTAGAAATTGCTATGACCCTCGGCATTTTGCTAGAAATTGCTATGACCCTCGGCATTTTGCTAGAAATTGCTGCTCCAATGACATAATCCAAGCTCTTCTACTTTCTTAAGAGAGGATCAAGACTTTTTCCTTTTACACAGTGGTTATTTGCTGTAGATTCTcgtttgttatttttattcctGCCCAATCCTTCTCACCATAGTATCATCTTGCCCTTCACAGAAGTTATTgatatttcttgttctttagGTTCGAAGCAGAGCTGTGACTttgcaaaaatatatttgttcAAGTGAAGACATATTGAAATATGCTTCAAAGCTGCTAAAGGCTGAACTTCCTATCTCTTTAAGACTGATAGGTAAGGTTTATTTTTCTGGTTTGTGTTATCCTACTATATGATCATAACAATTTATTCATGTTTGAATGTCTGTGCATCTATGCGTTCCTTGTATAGATTAGTGGTGGGGACAGGGTTGCATTTATCAGTAAACAAATGTTATCTTACACTTTTATGGAGCTTATTACAATGACAAAGCATTTCATTGCAATTGTTAGGCTTGAGGGTGTCTCATTTCAATGAAGACAAGGACCGCGCTCCATCTGACCCAACACAAAAAACTCTCTTGAACTATGTTGTATCAGGAGATGCATCTAAGAAAAATGTGGGTGGTCAAAGCTCCTCAGACTCAGATTGTAGTGTTCAGCCCTTCATGGATGACATGGAAACTGCCTTTTCTACTGACAGCTATGAAATTCACCATTCTGAAATTAGAAATCCATTAGACTGCAAGATTGTACAGGATTTGGACAATCATCATTGCACAGTCAGCAGTAACTTTGAAGCCGAGGAACTTCACAAATCTTTAAGCAAGAATGCTGCAGAGAATGTATGTGTCAGTGTGAAGAAGCATacagttgtaaatttttactttcactTTGCTGTTTAGATTTCTCATGCCTTTTGGCATTTGCATAGGTAAATACTACAGATAAAGTAGGGAGTAACTTAGATGAAACTGAAGTGCCAGAAGTGAAGGATGTAGACTCTTCTTTGCCTCAGCAGCTTGACAGGAGTAATCCAGACGTGATAAACAAGGAGGTCATA
The nucleotide sequence above comes from Ricinus communis isolate WT05 ecotype wild-type chromosome 6, ASM1957865v1, whole genome shotgun sequence. Encoded proteins:
- the LOC107261922 gene encoding DNA polymerase kappa isoform X4; this translates as MDAFYAAVETLSNPLLEGKPMAVGSLSMISTANYEARRFGVRAAMPGFIACKLCPELIFVPTDFKKYTHYSDLTRKVFQKYDPHFMAASLDEAYLDITDVCRERGVTGREIAEELRTGVYQETGLTCSAGVAPNRLLAKVCSDINKPNGQFVLPNDRTAVMTFISSLPIRKIGGIGKVTEHILRDVLGIKTCQEMLQKGGLLCALFSHSTADFFLSVGLGLGRTDTPQVKLRKSISSERTFSATDDEALLYRKLADISEMLYSDMQKEGLRGRTLTLKLKTASFEVRSRAVTLQKYICSSEDILKYASKLLKAELPISLRLIGLRVSHFNEDKDRAPSDPTQKTLLNYVVSGDASKKNVGGQSSSDSDCSVQPFMDDMETAFSTDSYEIHHSEIRNPLDCKIVQDLDNHHCTVSSNFEAEELHKSLSKNAAENVNTTDKVGSNLDETEVPEVKDVDSSLPQQLDRSNPDVINKEVIAGSEAQDELVWIDDYKCSFCGIEMPSDFVEERQEHYDFHLAERLQKEESSINLRTSTQRQRVVKAARISSQSTRKKHKPSPKESSHLSIDMFFVKSNRNF
- the LOC107261922 gene encoding DNA polymerase kappa isoform X2; the protein is MDTTETISCGENNPKPWQSYHTVYTNAKAGMEGVDKEKVQRIVYEMSKGSKYFENEERKENYMRQKIENMRAECAKLTPADLSHYQMVADKRILELEDTRDLSRVWVHVDMDAFYAAVETLSNPLLEGKPMAVGSLSMISTANYEARRFGVRAAMPGFIACKLCPELIFVPTDFKKYTHYSDLTRKVFQKYDPHFMAASLDEAYLDITDVCRERGVTGREIAEELRTGVYQETGLTCSAGVAPNRLLAKVCSDINKPNGQFVLPNDRTAVMTFISSLPIRKIGGIGKVTEHILRDVLGIKTCQEMLQKGGLLCALFSHSTADFFLSVGLGLGRTDTPQVKLRKSISSERTFSATDDEALLYRKLADISEMLYSDMQKEGLRGRTLTLKLKTASFEVRSRAVTLQKYICSSEDILKYASKLLKAELPISLRLIGLRVSHFNEDKDRAPSDPTQKTLLNYVVSGDASKKNVGGQSSSDSDCSVQPFMDDMETAFSTDSYEIHHSEIRNPLDCKIVQDLDNHHCTVSSNFEAEELHKSLSKNAAENVNTTDKVGSNLDETEVPEVKDVDSSLPQQLDRSNPDVINKEVIAGSEAQDELVWIDDYKCSFCGIEMPSDFVEERQEHYDFHLAERLQKEESSINLRTSTQRQRVVKAARISSQSTRKKHKPSPKESSHLSIDMFFVKSNRNF
- the LOC107261922 gene encoding DNA polymerase kappa isoform X1 yields the protein MDTTETISCGENNPKPWQSYHTVYTNAKAGMEGVDKEKVQRIVYEMSKGSKYFENEERKENYMRQKIENMRAECAKLTPADLSHYQMVADKRILELEDTRDLSRVWVHVDMDAFYAAVETLSNPLLEGKPMAVGSLSMISTANYEARRFGVRAAMPGFIACKLCPELIFVPTDFKKYTHYSDLTRKGWLICFLCIFHDANYNHMHILDMHILSFVVFQKYDPHFMAASLDEAYLDITDVCRERGVTGREIAEELRTGVYQETGLTCSAGVAPNRLLAKVCSDINKPNGQFVLPNDRTAVMTFISSLPIRKIGGIGKVTEHILRDVLGIKTCQEMLQKGGLLCALFSHSTADFFLSVGLGLGRTDTPQVKLRKSISSERTFSATDDEALLYRKLADISEMLYSDMQKEGLRGRTLTLKLKTASFEVRSRAVTLQKYICSSEDILKYASKLLKAELPISLRLIGLRVSHFNEDKDRAPSDPTQKTLLNYVVSGDASKKNVGGQSSSDSDCSVQPFMDDMETAFSTDSYEIHHSEIRNPLDCKIVQDLDNHHCTVSSNFEAEELHKSLSKNAAENVNTTDKVGSNLDETEVPEVKDVDSSLPQQLDRSNPDVINKEVIAGSEAQDELVWIDDYKCSFCGIEMPSDFVEERQEHYDFHLAERLQKEESSINLRTSTQRQRVVKAARISSQSTRKKHKPSPKESSHLSIDMFFVKSNRNF
- the LOC107261922 gene encoding DNA polymerase kappa isoform X3, which translates into the protein MDTTETISCGENNPKPWQSYHTVYTNAKAGMEGVDKEKVQRIVYEMSKGSKYFENEERKENYMRQKIENMRAECAKLTPADLSHYQMVADKRILELEDTRDLSRVWVHVDMDAFYAAVETLSNPLLEGKPMAVGSLSMISTANYEARRFGVRAAMPGFIACKLCPELIFVPTDFKKYTHYSDLTRKVFQKYDPHFMAASLDEAYLDITDVCRERGVTGREIAEELRTGVYQETGLTCSAGVAPNRLLAKVCSDINKPNGQFVLPNDRTAVMTFISSLPIRKIGGIGKVTEHILRDVLGIKTCQEMLQKGGLLCALFSHSTADFFLSVGLGLGRTDTPQVKLRKSISSERTFSATDDEALLYRKLADISEMLYSDMQKEGLRGRTLTLKLKTASFEVRSRAVTLQKYICSSEDILKYASKLLKAELPISLRLIGDASKKNVGGQSSSDSDCSVQPFMDDMETAFSTDSYEIHHSEIRNPLDCKIVQDLDNHHCTVSSNFEAEELHKSLSKNAAENVNTTDKVGSNLDETEVPEVKDVDSSLPQQLDRSNPDVINKEVIAGSEAQDELVWIDDYKCSFCGIEMPSDFVEERQEHYDFHLAERLQKEESSINLRTSTQRQRVVKAARISSQSTRKKHKPSPKESSHLSIDMFFVKSNRNF